CCGTCGTAGGTTTTGGCCTGCGGCAGGTACAGCGGGTTCTCCCCCTCGATGCTGCGCGAGCTCATGTCGTTGCCGATGGTGTAGCCCACGATTTTGCCGGAGGAGGTGATGACCAGCGTGAGCTCGGGCTCGGGCACGTCCCAGGTGGAGTCCCTGCGGATGCTCACCTTCCCGCCCGGCCCGACGGCTCTGTAGGGAGTCGACTTGAAGAACAACTCCGGCCGCTCCGCCTCATACACCAAGGCGTAGAACTCCCCGCCGCCGCTGCCCTTCGACTCTTCCTGGCGGCCCACCTTGCTGCGGAAATAGGTGACGCCGCTCGCCCATATCTCCTGACTCTCTATGGGCGCGAGGAGATGTTGCAGCTGGTCGCCCGCTTCCGCATCCGGCGATGTGCGCTGCGTCACCTCCAGCATTTTCTCATATAGCCGGTCATCGTTCAGGAAATTGTCCCACTGCTGCTCCTTTACAGGATAAAACGCATCGTCTTTTTCTACCAGGAAGCCTTGCTGTGTTCTGTATAGTTTCATTTGTCAGTATATATAGTTCGAACAACTGTATTTTATATATCAGGTGAAGAGCAGGTAGCCCAAGAACAGGAAAAAGGCGGCCGACACCCCCAGCACCAGCGTGCCGAGGGTATATAGCCTGTAGCCGGTCCGCACTTTCATGCCGGACATCTGCGTGATGACCCAGAAGAAGCTGTCGTTGGCGTGCGACACCACCGCGGAGCCCGCCCCGATGGCCACCACCACCATGGCTTTCTGCAGCTCCGTCTCAAAGCCGAGCGATCCCATCATCGGCAGAATAATCGAGGCCGTCGTGATCAGGGCCACGGTGGAGGAGCCCTGCGCCGTTTTGATGGCCGCCGCCAGCAGAAAGGGCAGCCAGATGCTCAGATTTATATCGGCCAGGGCCGTGCCCAGGGTGTCGGCGATGCCGGAGTTCTGCAGTATCTTCCCGAAGATGCCCCCCGCCCCGGTGATGAGGATGATGGAGGCCGCGTCCTTCAGGGCGATGCCCACCCAGCCCTGGGAGGAGAGCATGTCCGTTTTCAACTTTTTCGGAAGCGTCAGCGACAGGAAAGCCCCGATGCACAAGGCCACCACCGGCTCGCCCAGGAAGGAAATCAGGTTATATAGGGACGGGCTGAGGGCGGTGCCGTAGTTCTGCAGGAGCGACTTGACGATAATCAGCAGGATGGGCACCACCACCGGCACGGATGCCTTCAGCGCGCCGGGCGCGCTCTTCAGCCGCCGGTTCACCTCTTCCTCCGTAATCTCGGGGTTCGGGTCGATGTAGGTTTTCGCAGCGTATCTGGTGGAATACAGCAGCCCCACGACCAGCGCCAGCGCACTGATGGGCAGCCCCACCAGCATCACCAGGCCCAGGTCGGCTCCCAGGATGCCCGCGGCGGCGATGGGCCCCGGCGTGGGCGGCACCATGGTGTGGGTGGCCGTCAGCCCCAGGCCAAGGGCCACGGCGGGGCCCGCCAGGGAGATGCCCGCCTTCTTGGACAGGCTACGGTTGAGCGGCGAGACGAGCAGGAAGCCGCTATCGGCGAACACCGGGATGGAGACGAAGTACCCGATGATACCCATCGCCTCCGTCACCCGCTTCCGCCCCACCATCCGGAGCACTTTGTCGGCTAGCGTGTAGGCGCCGCCGGAGTTCTCCAGAAAAACCCCGATGATGACCCCGAAGATGATGATGAGGCCTATCTTGCCCAGTGTTTCGCCGAAGCCCTCGTTGATGGATTTTACGATGGCTTCCAGCGGCATACCCGCCACGAAACCGTAGAGCACGGCCACCAGGAACAGCGCCAGGAAGGGATGTACCTGGAGCCGGGTTGTGAGAATGATGATGAGCGCCACGCTGAGGAGCAGAAAGAGCACTGCCATAAGGAGTTCCGTTGGTTATATAGTTCTAAAACCTGGCGCTCATGCGCCGAATATATAAGCGTATGCTACTGTGCCCGAAAGGCGGTTGTTTGATGCATGCCGCCTCCCCGGAAATACGTGCTTAAGGAATACACGTCATGGGATGGCGTTGATAAGAAAAAGGTATTTGCCGCCAGGCGATTTTAAGGTAGATATATTTTTATAAAAACACTAATTACTGCCAGCACTTGCACTGTGGCCTGATGTGCATCCCTTTTCTAACGCGGGGATAACGCGAGGCCCCGACCAGCATGTCTGCTATCTTCTGCGGATTTTCGAGAAGCTTTATATATAGCTCGCTACCTCATATAACCGCAAGACCTGGATCCGGCCGTGCCGCATGCACCCTGCCATGCCTTTTCTGATGAACTCCCTAAATAAATCTGTTTTCAGGACAGTACAGGACAGCTTATTTCTTTATGGTACTTATATTTAAAAATAATTGCCGATTTCAATTGGCAGTGAACTTAAGCCTTGCGAAGAAATAAACAGCTTCTGAGAAGTAGAGCAGGAGAAAGCCGCAGCGCTTCATATGGAAACCAGTTGAGAAAACCCAAGGAAACTACATAACCAATATACCGAATTATATGTATCGCAAATCCCCCACAAGAAGAGCTTTGCTAGCGCTCTCGGTCTCTCTCCTGATTGGCTCGTCCTGCAGCAGGATTGAAAAGGCGGAGACAGTAGCCGATGCCCCGTTAGACCCCGGAACGGAAAAACTCAAAATCCCCGCCGGCTTCCGGGCAGAGCACCTCTACAGCCCTTCCGAAAATGACCAAGGCTCCTGGGTGTCGATGACCTTCGACGACAAAGGCCGGCTGATAACGTCAGACCAGTACGGAGGCCTATACCGCCTCGAACTGCCCCCCATCGGCGCCGATTCCGCAGCAACGCCTAAGATTGAAAAGCTGGTAATCGGAGACGAGGCCCAGATTGACTCCGCCAAAACGCACGGGGGCATGGGCTACGCACAGGGCCTGCTCTGGGCGTTCAACAGCCTCTACGTGATGGTGAACCACAACAGCGACGAGGAATTCTCGAAGGGCAGCGGCCTTTACCGGCTACAGGACACGGACGGCGACGACCAGTTCGACAAAGTGACCCTGCTGAAAGCCCTGAACGGTGAAGGCGAGCACGGCCCGCACAGCGTAGTGCTGGCTCCGGACAAGAAATCGCTGTACGTGGTAGCCGGTAACCACACCGACCTGCCGGAAATGGATGCTTACAGGCTGCCGCCTGTCTGGAAGGACGACAACCTGTTCCCGCAGATAAAGGACCCGCGCGGGCACGCCAACGACCGCGGAGCCCCCGGAGGCTGGGTAGCCCACGTAGACTCGCTGGGTGAGAACTGGGAGCTGGTGAGCGCCGGCTACCGGAACCCCTTCGACCTGGCTTTTAACGACGCCGGTGATATGTTTGCCTACGACTCGGATATGGAGTGGGACTTCGGGATGCCCTGGTACCGCCCTACCCGCATCTGCCACGTTACCAGCGGCAGCGAATACGGGTGGCGCACCGGTAACGGGAAATGGTCTCCGCTGTACCCCGACAACCTGCCTCCGGTCCTGAACATCGGGCAGGGTTCTCCCACCAACCTGATGCACGGCGGGAAAGCAAGATTCCCTGAGAAGTACAACGACGCGCTGTTCAGCTTCGACTGGAGCTTCGGCATCATATATGCCGTGCATCTCAAGCCGGAGGGTTCTTCCTACAGCGCCACTGCCGAGGAGTTTATCTCAGGCTCGCCGCTGCCACTAACCGATGGCGTTATCGGCCCCGACGGTGCCATGTACTTCCTCACAGGAGGCCGCCGGCTGGAGTCGGACCTGTACCGGGTGTATTACAACGATTATAAAGAGATAGAGGTGGCGGACAGCAAGCCCGCGCCCAAGGTAACAGAGGAGCACAAAATCAGGGAGCAACTGGAGAAGTACCACGTCGGGCCCAAAGCAGGCGCCATTGACTTCGCCTGGCCTTACCTGGACCATAAAGACCGTTTCGTAAGCTATGCCGCGCGCATTGCCGTGGAGCACCAGCCCTTAAATGAGTGGCAGGATAAAGCGCTGCAGGAGCAAGACCCTGAGAAGCGGACGCAGGCCATCATTGCGCTGGCCCGGCACGGCAACAAAGCGCTGAGCGACGACATGCTGGAGTCGCTGATGAAGACAAATTATGCCCAACTGTCGGAGCAGGAGAAACTGAACCTGCTGCGCGCTTTTGAAGTGGTTCTCTTCAGACACGGCAACCCCGAGCCTGCCCTGAAGAAAAGGGTGATTGCTTATCTGGACCCGCTTTATCCTGCTGAAGGAAATGAGTTGAACCGTTCTTTCAGCAAGGTACTCATCGCTTTGGGCGACCCGCAGGCTGTTCCCAAGACGATGGCGCTGCTCGAAAAGGCAAAAGACGACAAGACGGAAACCGCCATGGCCTCATCCGACCTGATTCTCCGGAACCCGCAGTACGGATTGGACATCGCGGGCATGCTGGCCAACGTGCCGCCCGCCCAGCAAACATACCTGGCCACGGCGCTGAGCGAGGCCGAGACCGGCTGGACACCGGAACTGCGCGAGGAGTATTTCAAGTGGATGTACAACGCCT
This window of the Pontibacter russatus genome carries:
- a CDS encoding fumarylacetoacetate hydrolase family protein; the encoded protein is MKLYRTQQGFLVEKDDAFYPVKEQQWDNFLNDDRLYEKMLEVTQRTSPDAEAGDQLQHLLAPIESQEIWASGVTYFRSKVGRQEESKGSGGGEFYALVYEAERPELFFKSTPYRAVGPGGKVSIRRDSTWDVPEPELTLVITSSGKIVGYTIGNDMSSRSIEGENPLYLPQAKTYDGSAAVGPCIYVTKDPLPADTLIQMEIRRQDERVFEGSIEISQMKRKPEELVSFLYRECSFPHGSLLMTGTGIVPENEFTLQQGDEIRITIEPIGTLVNFVK
- a CDS encoding GntP family permease — translated: MAVLFLLLSVALIIILTTRLQVHPFLALFLVAVLYGFVAGMPLEAIVKSINEGFGETLGKIGLIIIFGVIIGVFLENSGGAYTLADKVLRMVGRKRVTEAMGIIGYFVSIPVFADSGFLLVSPLNRSLSKKAGISLAGPAVALGLGLTATHTMVPPTPGPIAAAGILGADLGLVMLVGLPISALALVVGLLYSTRYAAKTYIDPNPEITEEEVNRRLKSAPGALKASVPVVVPILLIIVKSLLQNYGTALSPSLYNLISFLGEPVVALCIGAFLSLTLPKKLKTDMLSSQGWVGIALKDAASIILITGAGGIFGKILQNSGIADTLGTALADINLSIWLPFLLAAAIKTAQGSSTVALITTASIILPMMGSLGFETELQKAMVVVAIGAGSAVVSHANDSFFWVITQMSGMKVRTGYRLYTLGTLVLGVSAAFFLFLGYLLFT
- a CDS encoding c-type cytochrome; this encodes MYRKSPTRRALLALSVSLLIGSSCSRIEKAETVADAPLDPGTEKLKIPAGFRAEHLYSPSENDQGSWVSMTFDDKGRLITSDQYGGLYRLELPPIGADSAATPKIEKLVIGDEAQIDSAKTHGGMGYAQGLLWAFNSLYVMVNHNSDEEFSKGSGLYRLQDTDGDDQFDKVTLLKALNGEGEHGPHSVVLAPDKKSLYVVAGNHTDLPEMDAYRLPPVWKDDNLFPQIKDPRGHANDRGAPGGWVAHVDSLGENWELVSAGYRNPFDLAFNDAGDMFAYDSDMEWDFGMPWYRPTRICHVTSGSEYGWRTGNGKWSPLYPDNLPPVLNIGQGSPTNLMHGGKARFPEKYNDALFSFDWSFGIIYAVHLKPEGSSYSATAEEFISGSPLPLTDGVIGPDGAMYFLTGGRRLESDLYRVYYNDYKEIEVADSKPAPKVTEEHKIREQLEKYHVGPKAGAIDFAWPYLDHKDRFVSYAARIAVEHQPLNEWQDKALQEQDPEKRTQAIIALARHGNKALSDDMLESLMKTNYAQLSEQEKLNLLRAFEVVLFRHGNPEPALKKRVIAYLDPLYPAEGNELNRSFSKVLIALGDPQAVPKTMALLEKAKDDKTETAMASSDLILRNPQYGLDIAGMLANVPPAQQTYLATALSEAETGWTPELREEYFKWMYNAFKYKGGRSYVGFIDKARQAALSRVPKSQYEHYNTISGDSLLSGGGLELAEASAYRPKGPGRRWTVEEALSFVDDSLANRDLEQGKAIFAATLCKSCHTMGGEGGAVGPDLTQLGNRFTPKDILEAIIHPDSVISDQYAATIFYLKDGSSVVGRLTNEDESTYYVAQNPFAPQTLRELPKSNVTRKQTSDVSPMVPHLIDRLNPEELKDLMAYLISGGNKNHKVYTASAKASAKTE